The following coding sequences lie in one Arachis ipaensis cultivar K30076 chromosome B03, Araip1.1, whole genome shotgun sequence genomic window:
- the LOC107630750 gene encoding serine/threonine-protein phosphatase PP1 — protein sequence MDESVLDDIIRRLLAAKNGRTTKQVQLTESEIRQLCTTSKEIFLSQPNLLELEAPIKICGDVHGQYSDLLRLFEYGGYPPEANYLFLGDYVDRGKQSIETICLLLAYKIKYKENFFLLRGNHECASINRIYGFYDECKRRFNVRIWKTFTDCFNCLPVAALIDEKILCMHGGLSPELKHLDQIRNIARPVDVPDHGLLCDLLWADPDKDLDGWGENDRGVSFTFGADKVVEFLEEHDLDLICRAHQVVEDGYEFFAKRQLVTIFSAPNYCGEFDNAGAMMSVDDTLTCSFQILKSSDKKGKGGFGNNTSRPGTPPHKGGKVFN from the exons ATGGATGAGAGCGTCCTCGACGACATCATTCGGAGGCTTCTTGCAGCGAAGAACGGCAGAACGACGAAGCAGGTTCAACTCACTGAGTCAGAAATCCGACAGCTCTGTACTACTTCCAAGGAGATCTTCCTCAGTCAACCCAATCTTCTCGAGCTCGAAGCTCCCATCAAGATTTGcg GAGATGTTCATGGCCAGtattcagatcttctaaggttgTTTGAATATGGGGGATACCCACCTGAGGCAAATTATTTATTCCTTGGAGATTATGTTGATCGTGGTAAACAGAGCATAGAGACGATATGTTTACTCCTTGCATACAAGATCAAATACAAGGAGAACTTCTTTCTTCTTAGGGGCAACCATGAATGTGCCTCCATTAATCGTATATATGGTTTCTATGATGAGTGCAAGAGGAGGTTTAATGTTCGCATTTGGAAGACTTTTACCGACTGCTTTAACTGTCTACCCGTTGCTGCTCTTATAGATGAGAAAATCCTTTGCATGCATGGTGGATTATCTCCTGAGCTTAAACACTTAGATCAGATAAGGAATATTGCTCGTCCAGTTGACGTACCAGATCATGGACTTCTCTGTGACCTGCTGTGGGCTGATCCTGATAAAGATCTTGATGGGTGGGGAGAAAATGACCGAGGTGTGTCATTTACATTTGGTGCTGATAAGGTGGTTGAATTTCTTGAAGAGCATGATCTTGATCTGATTTGCCGAGCTCATCAG GTTGTAGAAGATGGATATGAGTTTTTTGCCAAGCGCCAGCTGGTGACTATATTTTCAGCACCAAATTACTGTGGGGAATTTGATAATGCCGGTGCTATGATGAGCGTGGATGACACCTTGACATGctctttccaaatacttaaatcTTCTGACAAGAAGGGTAAAGGTGGATTTGGCAACAACACTTCAAGACCGGGAACTCCTCCTCACAAG GGTGGGAAGGTGTTTAATTGA